A stretch of the bacterium SCSIO 12827 genome encodes the following:
- a CDS encoding polyprenyl synthetase family protein, with the protein MKDSNSEFQAALGDNAKQVTDMLDALMPLTDTPEARVVEAMRYASLAGGKRVRPFLVTQSAALFGVDTTSALRAAAAVEMVHCYSLVHDDLPAMDDDDLRRGQPTCHIKFDEATAILAGDALLTKAFEVLAAPETHSDARVRADLVLALAKAAGDHGMVGGQMMDLWAEKNHLDMAQITRLQRMKTGDLIAVSAEAGAILGKASDEARTALHAYAHDIGLAFQIADDLLDVEGDAALVGKATGKDADANKATFVSLLGVDKARQQADMLSEQAAAHLEIFGEKADLLKQLARFIVERRT; encoded by the coding sequence ATGAAAGATTCCAATTCGGAGTTTCAGGCCGCACTGGGCGACAACGCCAAGCAAGTGACGGACATGCTCGATGCCTTGATGCCGCTGACGGACACGCCCGAGGCGCGCGTGGTCGAAGCCATGCGCTATGCCTCCTTGGCCGGTGGCAAGCGGGTTCGTCCGTTTCTGGTAACGCAGAGTGCTGCACTGTTCGGCGTTGATACGACATCGGCCCTGCGCGCGGCGGCGGCGGTTGAAATGGTCCATTGTTATTCCCTGGTCCACGACGATCTGCCGGCCATGGATGACGATGACCTGCGCCGCGGCCAGCCGACTTGCCATATCAAGTTCGACGAGGCGACGGCAATTCTGGCCGGCGACGCCCTGCTGACCAAGGCGTTTGAGGTGCTGGCTGCACCGGAAACCCATTCCGATGCCCGGGTGCGCGCCGATCTGGTTCTCGCCCTGGCCAAGGCGGCCGGCGACCACGGCATGGTCGGTGGGCAGATGATGGATCTATGGGCGGAAAAGAACCACCTGGACATGGCCCAGATCACCCGTTTGCAGCGCATGAAGACCGGCGATCTGATTGCCGTTTCCGCGGAAGCAGGGGCGATCCTGGGCAAGGCCTCGGACGAGGCCCGCACGGCCCTGCATGCCTATGCCCACGACATTGGCTTGGCCTTCCAAATTGCCGACGACCTGTTGGATGTCGAAGGTGATGCGGCGCTGGTCGGCAAGGCGACCGGCAAGGACGCCGATGCCAACAAGGCCACCTTCGTATCCCTGCTGGGCGTTGACAAGGCACGTCAGCAGGCTGACATGCTCAGTGAACAGGCCGCGGCACACCTTGAAATATTCGGCGAAAAAGCCGACCTTCTAAAGCAATTGGCGCGATTCATCGTCGAACGGCGCACCTGA
- the dxs gene encoding 1-deoxy-D-xylulose-5-phosphate synthase, giving the protein MEQESLTPILDRVSDPKDMRDFSVDELKQLVRELRDDTVRSVSITGGHLGASLGVVELTAAIHHVFDTPNDRLIWDVGHQCYPHKILTGRRERMHTLRQGGGLSGFTKRTESEYDPFGAAHSSTSISAGLGMAVASKLAGVPKNVIAVIGDGAMTAGMAYEAMNNAGSMDAKLIVILNDNDMSIAPPVGALSAYLSQLISSKQFRSARHFAKELAKKFPRSIEQAAAKVDEYARGMVTGGTLFEELGFYYVGPIDGHNLDHLLPVLKNLRDDAVPGPVLLHVVTEKGHGYKPAEESADKYHGVSKFDVVTGKQHKAIANAPSYTSVFAKALIAEAKDDDKIVAITAAMPGGTGVDKFSENFPDRSFDVGIAEQHGVTFAAGMATEGYKPFCAIYSTFLQRAYDQVVHDVAIQSLPVRFAIDRAGYVGADGSTHCGAFDLPYLCTLPGFVVMAPSDEAELMHMTATAAAIDDRPSAIRYPRGEGVGVELPAKGTALEIGKGRIVREGSAIAILSLGAPLHECLKAAEDLGTRGLSVTVADARFAKPIDEDLVRKLANDHEVLVTVEEGSIGGFSAQVLQFMANDGLLENGLKVRAVTMPDAFIEQDKPEAQVAQAGLDAAGIVATVMSALGRADELTEPARA; this is encoded by the coding sequence TTGGAACAAGAAAGCCTCACCCCGATCCTGGACCGTGTCAGCGATCCCAAGGACATGCGGGATTTTTCAGTCGATGAGCTGAAGCAGCTGGTCCGTGAACTGCGCGACGATACGGTGCGTAGCGTGTCGATCACCGGTGGCCATCTGGGCGCGTCCCTGGGCGTGGTCGAGCTGACCGCCGCCATCCATCATGTCTTCGATACGCCGAATGATCGTCTGATCTGGGACGTCGGCCATCAGTGCTATCCGCACAAGATTTTGACCGGGCGTCGTGAACGCATGCATACCCTGCGTCAGGGCGGGGGCCTGTCGGGCTTCACCAAGCGCACGGAAAGCGAATACGACCCGTTCGGCGCGGCCCATAGCTCGACCTCGATCTCGGCCGGCCTGGGCATGGCCGTGGCAAGCAAGCTGGCCGGTGTGCCCAAGAACGTCATCGCCGTGATCGGCGACGGCGCGATGACCGCCGGTATGGCCTACGAAGCCATGAACAACGCCGGGTCCATGGACGCCAAACTGATCGTGATCCTGAACGACAACGACATGTCGATCGCCCCGCCCGTGGGCGCCTTGTCGGCATACCTTTCGCAGCTGATTTCGTCGAAGCAGTTCCGCTCCGCCCGTCATTTCGCCAAGGAACTTGCCAAGAAGTTCCCGCGCTCCATCGAGCAGGCGGCGGCCAAGGTCGATGAATACGCCCGCGGCATGGTGACCGGTGGCACCCTGTTCGAGGAACTGGGTTTCTATTACGTCGGTCCCATCGACGGCCACAACCTGGACCATCTGCTGCCCGTGCTGAAGAACCTGCGCGATGATGCGGTGCCGGGTCCGGTCCTGCTGCATGTCGTCACGGAAAAGGGGCATGGCTACAAGCCGGCCGAGGAATCCGCCGACAAGTACCACGGTGTGTCCAAATTCGATGTCGTCACCGGCAAGCAGCACAAGGCCATCGCCAATGCGCCGAGCTATACCTCGGTGTTCGCCAAGGCTCTGATCGCGGAAGCCAAGGACGACGACAAGATCGTCGCCATCACCGCCGCCATGCCCGGCGGCACGGGGGTCGATAAGTTTTCCGAAAACTTCCCGGACCGTTCCTTCGACGTCGGCATCGCGGAACAGCACGGCGTGACCTTTGCCGCCGGCATGGCGACCGAAGGCTACAAGCCGTTCTGCGCGATTTATTCCACCTTCCTGCAGCGCGCTTACGATCAGGTCGTCCACGACGTGGCGATCCAGTCGTTGCCGGTGCGCTTCGCCATCGACCGGGCCGGTTACGTCGGGGCCGACGGCTCGACCCATTGCGGCGCTTTCGACCTGCCGTACCTCTGCACCCTGCCGGGGTTCGTCGTGATGGCGCCCTCGGACGAGGCCGAACTGATGCACATGACGGCAACCGCCGCCGCCATCGACGACCGCCCGTCGGCGATCCGCTATCCGCGCGGCGAAGGTGTCGGCGTCGAACTGCCGGCCAAGGGCACGGCGCTTGAGATCGGCAAGGGCCGTATCGTGCGCGAAGGCTCGGCCATCGCCATTCTGTCCCTGGGCGCTCCCTTGCATGAATGCCTGAAGGCGGCCGAAGACCTTGGCACGCGGGGGCTGTCCGTGACCGTCGCCGACGCACGGTTCGCCAAACCGATTGACGAGGACTTGGTGCGCAAGCTGGCCAATGACCACGAAGTTCTGGTTACGGTCGAGGAAGGCTCCATCGGCGGCTTCTCCGCCCAGGTGCTGCAATTCATGGCAAACGACGGGCTGTTGGAAAACGGCCTGAAGGTGCGCGCCGTGACCATGCCCGACGCGTTTATCGAACAGGACAAGCCCGAAGCCCAGGTCGCCCAGGCGGGCCTGGATGCCGCCGGCATCGTCGCCACGGTGATGTCGGCCCTCGGCCGCGCCGACGAATTGACCGAACCCGCCCGCGCTTAA
- a CDS encoding TlyA family RNA methyltransferase → MAKAPKIRLDQLLVDRGLADSRTKAQALVMAGLVYGTDRRFDKPGAQIAADTDISVKGKDHPWVSRGGQKLAKGIDHFHIDPTGLICLDLGASTGGFTDVLLTNGAARVYAIDVGQGQLDWKLRTDDRVVVLEKTNARHLTADQVPDPIDLIVCDVSFIGLEKVLPPAMALAKPGARLVALIKPQFQAGPGQVGKGGVVRDPAVHQAVCDEVEAFVANDCGWTVLGITPSPIKGPEGNIEFLIGAVKP, encoded by the coding sequence ATGGCAAAAGCACCGAAAATCCGGCTTGACCAATTGCTGGTCGACCGTGGCCTGGCCGACAGCCGGACCAAGGCCCAGGCCCTGGTCATGGCGGGACTTGTCTACGGCACCGATCGCCGCTTCGACAAACCCGGCGCGCAAATCGCGGCCGACACGGACATCTCCGTCAAGGGCAAAGACCATCCCTGGGTGTCGCGCGGCGGGCAGAAGCTGGCCAAGGGCATCGACCATTTCCACATCGACCCCACGGGCCTGATCTGCCTCGATCTTGGCGCCTCCACCGGCGGCTTCACGGATGTGTTGCTGACCAATGGCGCCGCCAGGGTTTATGCCATCGACGTGGGGCAGGGGCAGTTGGATTGGAAACTGCGCACGGACGACCGGGTGGTGGTGCTGGAAAAAACCAACGCCCGGCACCTGACGGCGGACCAAGTGCCCGACCCGATTGATCTGATCGTCTGCGACGTCAGCTTCATCGGCCTGGAAAAGGTCCTGCCGCCGGCCATGGCATTGGCCAAGCCGGGGGCTCGTCTGGTCGCCCTCATCAAGCCGCAGTTCCAGGCCGGCCCTGGCCAGGTCGGCAAGGGCGGCGTGGTCCGCGACCCGGCCGTTCACCAAGCCGTCTGTGACGAGGTCGAGGCCTTCGTCGCGAACGACTGCGGCTGGACGGTGCTGGGCATCACGCCAAGCCCCATCAAGGGGCCGGAAGGGAACATCGAGTTTCTGATCGGGGCGGTGAAGCCCTAG
- a CDS encoding rhodanese-like domain-containing protein yields the protein MKQMIETDARQVKQWLDDGSAVIIDVREADELAQARVPGALHNPMSGFDLEMLAGLEGKRLVFMCAMGMRSMQVGGYLLQNDMVDDAYNLSGGIQAWVMAGYEVETG from the coding sequence ATGAAGCAGATGATCGAAACCGACGCGCGCCAGGTCAAACAATGGCTGGACGACGGCAGCGCTGTCATCATCGATGTGCGCGAGGCCGATGAACTGGCCCAGGCCCGCGTGCCCGGCGCCCTGCACAACCCGATGTCGGGATTCGATCTGGAAATGCTGGCCGGGCTGGAGGGCAAGCGCCTGGTCTTCATGTGCGCCATGGGCATGCGCTCCATGCAGGTCGGCGGCTATCTGTTGCAGAACGACATGGTCGACGACGCCTACAACCTGTCCGGCGGCATCCAGGCCTGGGTCATGGCGGGGTACGAGGTCGAAACCGGCTGA
- a CDS encoding tetratricopeptide repeat protein: protein MAIFTDKRDLTLTAAGAEAAQAFDHVMDGYLSMAPDTGDRLKGAFAADGDMAMAHCLKAYFMMLMAMGGLMPKAEQAAAKAQELAVDASPREQMHARAAGLWTARNMDGAARVWEEILLDHPRDILAARLAHFANFYSGDARRLRDSVNRIMPAWGEGVPGFSYLKGMQAFGLEESGDYAQAQAAAEAAIELEPMDPWATHAFAHVMEMQDRQDDGLAWIERLRPHWTQANNFQNHIWWHEALMMMDQKRMDDVMAQYDAHVAAPESEEYLDICNAVSLLQRLEIMGLDVGGRWAPLAAKVRDRTEEHILTFVDLHYALALAAMGDGKVHEMREFMAAYEGVEDDSNLPIMKALGVPLVDALIAYREGRYGDATDAMIPVRYEIWMMGGSHAQRDLFNLILIDAARKSGNAALTRALLAERRAVMPHDDWTEKAFNEFSAVS from the coding sequence ATGGCCATCTTTACCGACAAACGTGACCTCACCCTGACGGCGGCCGGCGCGGAGGCAGCCCAGGCCTTCGACCATGTCATGGACGGCTATCTGTCCATGGCGCCCGATACGGGGGACCGGCTGAAAGGCGCTTTCGCCGCCGATGGGGATATGGCCATGGCGCATTGCCTGAAGGCCTATTTCATGATGCTCATGGCCATGGGCGGCTTGATGCCGAAGGCAGAGCAGGCCGCCGCCAAGGCGCAGGAACTGGCGGTCGATGCCAGTCCGCGTGAACAGATGCATGCCCGCGCGGCGGGCCTGTGGACGGCGCGCAACATGGATGGTGCCGCCCGGGTGTGGGAGGAAATCCTGCTGGACCACCCGCGCGATATCCTGGCCGCACGCCTAGCTCATTTCGCCAATTTCTATTCCGGCGACGCCCGACGGCTGCGCGATTCCGTGAACCGGATCATGCCGGCCTGGGGCGAGGGCGTGCCCGGGTTTTCCTATCTCAAGGGCATGCAGGCCTTCGGATTAGAGGAATCGGGCGATTACGCCCAGGCCCAGGCGGCGGCGGAAGCGGCCATCGAACTGGAGCCCATGGACCCCTGGGCGACCCATGCCTTTGCCCATGTCATGGAAATGCAGGACCGTCAGGACGACGGCCTGGCCTGGATCGAGCGCCTGCGCCCCCATTGGACCCAGGCCAATAATTTTCAGAACCACATCTGGTGGCACGAAGCCCTGATGATGATGGACCAGAAACGGATGGACGATGTCATGGCGCAGTACGACGCCCATGTCGCCGCACCGGAATCGGAAGAATATCTGGACATCTGCAATGCGGTCTCGCTGCTGCAGCGGTTGGAGATCATGGGCCTGGATGTGGGCGGGCGCTGGGCGCCGCTGGCGGCCAAGGTGCGGGACCGCACGGAAGAACACATCCTGACCTTCGTCGACCTGCACTATGCCTTGGCCCTGGCCGCCATGGGCGACGGCAAGGTCCACGAGATGCGGGAATTCATGGCGGCCTATGAAGGGGTAGAGGACGACAGCAATCTGCCGATCATGAAGGCGCTCGGCGTGCCCCTGGTCGATGCATTGATTGCCTACCGCGAAGGGCGATACGGCGACGCAACCGACGCCATGATCCCGGTGCGCTACGAGATATGGATGATGGGCGGCAGCCATGCGCAACGCGACCTGTTCAACCTGATCCTCATCGACGCCGCCCGAAAATCGGGTAATGCGGCGCTGACCCGCGCGTTGCTGGCGGAGCGCCGCGCCGTCATGCCGCATGACGATTGGACGGAAAAAGCGTTCAACGAATTTTCTGCGGTTAGCTAG
- a CDS encoding mandelate racemase/muconate lactonizing enzyme family protein codes for MRIIDICEVTKPISSPIRNAYIDFTKMTASLVAVVTDVERDGRRVVGYGFNSNGRYGQGGLIRERFRDRILEADPESLLDDGGGNLDPHKIWAAMMQNEKPGGHGERSVAVGTIDMAVWDATAKIAGLPLFRLLAQMKSRDADPKVFVYAAGGYYYPGKDDTALRAEMRGYLNRGYNVVKMKIGGAPIDDDRRRIEAVLSEIGSEAQLAVDANGRFDLETAVAYAKMLRDYPLFWYEEAGDPLDYALQAALAEFYPGPMATGENLFSHQDARNLLRYGGMRPDRDWLQFDCALAYGLVEYLRTLDELERAGWSPARCIPHGGHQMSLNIAAGLGLGGNESYPDLFQPYGGFPDTVTVEDGHIVMPDLPGIGFEGKSDLIKVMRDLAE; via the coding sequence ATGCGCATCATCGACATTTGCGAGGTCACCAAGCCGATCTCATCGCCCATCCGCAACGCCTATATCGATTTCACCAAGATGACCGCGAGCCTGGTCGCCGTGGTCACGGATGTGGAGCGCGACGGGCGGCGGGTCGTCGGCTACGGCTTTAATTCCAACGGCCGCTATGGTCAGGGCGGGCTGATCCGCGAACGGTTCCGTGACCGCATCCTGGAAGCCGATCCGGAAAGCCTGCTGGACGACGGCGGCGGCAACCTGGACCCGCACAAGATCTGGGCCGCCATGATGCAGAACGAAAAACCGGGCGGCCATGGCGAGCGCTCCGTCGCCGTCGGCACGATCGACATGGCGGTCTGGGACGCCACGGCCAAGATCGCGGGCCTGCCTCTGTTCCGCCTGCTGGCGCAGATGAAGAGCCGCGATGCCGACCCCAAGGTCTTCGTCTATGCCGCCGGGGGTTACTACTATCCCGGCAAGGACGACACGGCTCTGCGGGCCGAGATGCGCGGATACCTCAACCGCGGTTACAACGTGGTGAAGATGAAGATCGGCGGCGCGCCCATCGATGACGACCGCCGCCGCATCGAGGCCGTGCTGAGCGAAATCGGCTCGGAAGCGCAATTGGCTGTCGATGCCAACGGCCGGTTCGACCTGGAAACCGCTGTCGCCTACGCCAAGATGCTCAGGGACTATCCCCTGTTCTGGTACGAGGAAGCGGGCGACCCGCTGGACTACGCCTTGCAGGCGGCGCTCGCCGAGTTCTATCCCGGCCCCATGGCGACAGGGGAAAACCTGTTCTCCCACCAGGATGCGCGCAACCTGTTGCGTTACGGCGGCATGCGGCCCGACCGCGACTGGCTACAATTCGACTGCGCCCTCGCCTACGGCTTGGTCGAATACCTGCGCACGCTGGACGAGTTGGAAAGGGCCGGCTGGTCGCCCGCCCGCTGCATCCCCCACGGCGGGCATCAGATGTCGCTCAACATCGCGGCGGGCCTGGGCCTCGGCGGGAATGAAAGCTATCCGGACCTGTTCCAGCCCTACGGCGGGTTCCCGGACACGGTCACAGTCGAGGACGGCCACATCGTCATGCCCGACCTGCCCGGCATCGGTTTCGAAGGCAAGTCGGACCTGATCAAGGTGATGCGCGACCTGGCCGAGTGA
- a CDS encoding LysR family transcriptional regulator, translating to MEIDWLKDFLALEEYGTFSRAADARNVSQPAFSRRIRALEDWIGAPLFRRGAQGAGLTLAGAHCKPLAGDLLRAIEQARRDTHAVGERDTASLSIAATHALSFTFFPAWIRAHADFQDLGTVNLVSDSMDACERIMLAGEVHFLLCHCHDGMPNRLNSERFESIVVGGDTLVPLRAPDGAEGRLLGYGPASALGRILEGVAPVKAATAALETAFTSHLAATLLTMAREGHGVAWLPHTLAADDLHDGRLVRAGGENLDVAMEIRLFRAPDCRNKTADDLWARLRDAGSGG from the coding sequence ATGGAAATTGACTGGTTGAAGGATTTCCTGGCGCTTGAGGAGTATGGGACTTTTTCCCGTGCCGCTGATGCCCGCAACGTCTCACAGCCGGCGTTCAGCCGCCGCATCCGCGCGCTTGAGGATTGGATCGGCGCCCCCCTGTTTCGGCGCGGTGCGCAGGGGGCGGGGTTGACCCTGGCGGGGGCGCATTGCAAACCCCTGGCCGGAGATCTGTTGCGGGCCATTGAGCAGGCCCGCCGTGATACCCACGCCGTTGGCGAACGCGATACAGCCTCCCTGTCCATCGCCGCGACCCATGCCCTGTCCTTCACCTTCTTTCCCGCCTGGATCCGTGCCCATGCGGATTTCCAGGACCTGGGCACGGTCAACCTGGTGTCCGACAGCATGGACGCCTGTGAGCGCATCATGCTGGCCGGTGAGGTGCATTTCCTGCTCTGCCATTGCCATGACGGCATGCCGAACCGCCTCAATTCCGAGCGGTTCGAGAGCATCGTCGTCGGCGGCGACACCCTGGTTCCGCTGCGCGCGCCGGACGGGGCGGAAGGACGCTTGCTCGGGTACGGCCCGGCCTCGGCGCTTGGGCGCATCCTGGAGGGGGTAGCGCCGGTGAAGGCCGCGACGGCAGCCTTGGAAACGGCCTTTACCTCTCATCTGGCTGCAACCCTCCTGACCATGGCGCGCGAGGGCCATGGCGTCGCCTGGCTGCCCCATACTTTGGCGGCGGACGATCTGCACGACGGTCGGTTGGTTCGCGCCGGGGGTGAAAACTTGGACGTGGCGATGGAAATTCGACTGTTCCGTGCGCCCGATTGCCGCAACAAGACCGCCGATGATCTATGGGCGCGGCTGCGGGACGCTGGGAGCGGGGGGTAA
- the aroC gene encoding chorismate synthase, which yields MSHNSFGHLFRFTTFGESHGPALGCVVDGCPPGLSLTEADIQVHLDKRRPGQSKYTTQRQEPDQVKILSGVFDGVTTGTPIGLLIENMDQRSKDYSEISEKFRPGHADYTYWKKYGIRDYRGGGRSSARETAMRVAAGAVARKILGPGITIKAGLVIMGEKEIDRARLDWDEVNNNPFFCPDAKAAEEFATYLEGIRKAGSSVGGVIEVVASGVPAGLGAPIYGKLDQDLASAMMSINAVKGVEIGNGFEAARITGEQNADEIRAHGNDVEFLSNNAGGILGGISSGQDVVCRFAVKPTSSILTPRKTVTKSGEDTEIVTKGRHDPCVGIRAVPIGEAMMACVLADHLLRHRAQCG from the coding sequence ATGTCCCACAATTCTTTCGGCCATCTGTTCCGTTTCACGACCTTCGGCGAAAGCCATGGGCCGGCCCTCGGCTGCGTGGTCGACGGCTGCCCCCCGGGGCTGAGCCTGACCGAGGCCGACATCCAGGTTCATCTCGACAAACGCCGCCCGGGACAATCCAAATACACCACCCAGCGCCAGGAACCGGACCAGGTGAAAATCCTGTCCGGCGTGTTCGACGGCGTGACCACGGGCACCCCCATCGGCCTGTTGATCGAAAACATGGATCAGCGGTCCAAGGATTATTCGGAGATTTCCGAGAAATTCCGCCCGGGCCATGCCGATTACACCTATTGGAAAAAGTACGGCATCCGCGATTACCGGGGCGGCGGGCGGTCGTCCGCGCGGGAGACCGCCATGCGGGTCGCCGCCGGTGCCGTTGCGCGAAAGATTTTGGGCCCCGGCATCACCATCAAGGCCGGCCTCGTCATCATGGGCGAGAAAGAGATCGACCGCGCGCGCCTGGACTGGGACGAAGTGAACAACAACCCCTTCTTCTGCCCCGATGCCAAGGCGGCGGAGGAATTCGCGACCTATCTGGAAGGCATCCGCAAAGCGGGGTCATCCGTCGGCGGCGTGATCGAGGTCGTGGCCTCGGGCGTGCCCGCCGGGTTGGGGGCGCCGATCTACGGCAAGCTGGACCAGGACCTGGCGTCGGCGATGATGAGCATCAACGCCGTCAAGGGCGTGGAAATCGGCAACGGGTTCGAAGCCGCACGCATCACCGGCGAGCAGAACGCCGATGAGATTCGCGCCCATGGCAACGACGTCGAATTCCTGTCCAACAACGCGGGCGGCATTCTGGGCGGCATTTCATCGGGTCAGGATGTGGTTTGCCGCTTCGCCGTCAAGCCGACGTCGTCGATCCTGACGCCGCGCAAGACCGTCACCAAGTCCGGCGAAGACACGGAAATCGTCACCAAGGGCCGCCACGATCCCTGCGTCGGCATCCGCGCCGTGCCCATCGGCGAGGCCATGATGGCCTGCGTCCTGGCGGACCATCTGCTGCGCCATCGGGCGCAGTGCGGATAA
- the fabI gene encoding enoyl-ACP reductase FabI — MASASPLMSGKKGLVMGVANDRSIAWGIAKAAHDQGAELAFTYQGEALQKRVAPLAASVGSDLVLPCDVTDMASVDAVFDAIADKWGKLDFVIHAIAYSDKEELKGGYIDTTLDNFLKTMNISCYSFTAVAQRARKLMTEGGSMITLTYFGAERVMPHYNVMGVAKAALEASVRYLAEDLGKEGIRVNSLSAGPMKTLAASGIGDFRYILKWNEYNSPLRRNVTLEDVGGAGLYLISDMASGVTGETHHVDCGYNIVGMKAVDAPDISVV, encoded by the coding sequence ATGGCTTCTGCATCGCCGTTGATGTCCGGTAAGAAGGGCCTGGTCATGGGCGTGGCCAACGACCGTTCCATCGCCTGGGGCATTGCCAAGGCCGCCCACGACCAGGGCGCCGAATTGGCCTTCACTTACCAGGGCGAAGCCCTCCAGAAGCGCGTGGCGCCGCTCGCCGCAAGCGTCGGCTCTGACCTTGTCCTGCCCTGCGACGTGACCGACATGGCCTCCGTCGATGCCGTGTTCGACGCCATCGCCGACAAATGGGGAAAGTTGGATTTCGTCATCCACGCCATTGCCTATTCGGACAAGGAAGAGCTCAAGGGCGGGTATATCGACACCACCCTGGATAACTTCCTGAAAACCATGAACATCTCCTGCTATTCGTTCACGGCCGTCGCACAACGCGCGCGCAAGCTGATGACCGAAGGCGGCTCGATGATCACCCTCACCTATTTCGGGGCCGAGCGCGTGATGCCGCACTACAACGTCATGGGCGTGGCCAAGGCGGCGCTGGAAGCCAGCGTGCGCTACCTCGCCGAAGACCTGGGCAAGGAAGGCATCCGGGTGAATTCGCTGTCCGCCGGGCCCATGAAGACCCTGGCCGCCAGCGGCATCGGCGATTTCCGCTATATCCTGAAGTGGAACGAATACAATTCGCCGCTGCGCCGCAACGTGACCCTGGAAGACGTCGGCGGTGCCGGGCTTTACCTGATTTCCGACATGGCGTCGGGGGTCACGGGCGAAACCCATCACGTCGATTGCGGCTATAACATCGTCGGCATGAAGGCCGTCGACGCGCCGGATATTTCGGTCGTCTGA
- a CDS encoding YihY family inner membrane protein, with translation MDNRGFVRLAKAQWRIWRSVLVIAFRRFQADQCLRMAASLSYTSLLAAVPLTAIAFAMLAAFPVFEGVRESFQDVLFANFLPDAAESMREHFDKFVRNTATLSAVGIVALALTAILLLGTIESALNTIFRVTRPRRLGPRLLVFWAIITLGPLLLGASFSLSAYFFAATQWIGVDPAVGTLGEAAKLLPTAIMMVLLTLFYVTIPNRPVAFMGAVMGAIVAGLLIALLRKGFGFYVTNFPTYQNIYGALSAVPIFLIWMYLSWAVVLLGATLTATISEWREAGGRPVHHGKSPASRLTTAMAVLACLFAKNRDGGGASRRELIRAARVSLAVLEPLLEDLRGRGYVERTSRNAWVLSRDLHVATLHELYRDLGLGINDDDESLGVGGWQGVLAQQLDGLRRRNTEAMGLPLAEILAVEDDGDDKGAASLKSVS, from the coding sequence ATGGATAACCGCGGTTTCGTGCGGCTTGCAAAGGCCCAATGGCGCATCTGGCGCAGCGTACTTGTCATCGCCTTTCGGCGGTTTCAGGCCGACCAATGCCTGCGCATGGCGGCATCGCTCAGCTATACCTCGCTGCTGGCGGCCGTTCCGCTGACCGCCATCGCCTTCGCCATGCTGGCGGCCTTCCCGGTGTTTGAGGGCGTGCGTGAAAGCTTCCAGGACGTGCTGTTCGCCAATTTTCTACCCGATGCGGCGGAATCCATGCGCGAACATTTCGACAAGTTCGTGCGCAACACGGCGACCTTGTCGGCGGTCGGGATCGTCGCCCTGGCGCTGACCGCCATCCTGCTGCTGGGCACCATCGAATCGGCGCTTAACACCATCTTCCGGGTCACCCGGCCGCGGCGGCTGGGCCCACGTCTTCTTGTGTTCTGGGCGATCATCACCCTGGGGCCGCTTTTGCTGGGCGCCAGTTTCTCGCTGTCGGCCTATTTCTTCGCGGCGACGCAATGGATCGGGGTCGATCCCGCAGTGGGCACTCTGGGCGAGGCGGCAAAGCTTCTGCCCACGGCCATCATGATGGTGCTGCTGACCCTGTTCTACGTGACCATTCCAAACCGTCCCGTGGCCTTTATGGGGGCTGTCATGGGGGCGATCGTCGCTGGGCTTCTGATCGCCCTGCTGCGCAAGGGGTTTGGTTTCTACGTCACCAATTTCCCGACGTATCAGAACATCTACGGGGCGCTTTCGGCGGTGCCCATCTTCCTGATCTGGATGTATCTGTCCTGGGCCGTGGTGCTGCTGGGCGCGACATTGACCGCAACCATTTCCGAATGGCGGGAGGCCGGGGGACGGCCGGTTCATCACGGCAAGTCCCCGGCGTCACGCCTGACCACGGCCATGGCGGTGCTGGCCTGTCTGTTCGCGAAAAACCGTGACGGTGGCGGGGCCAGCCGCCGGGAACTGATCCGCGCCGCCAGGGTGTCCCTGGCGGTGTTGGAACCGCTGCTGGAAGACCTGCGCGGGCGGGGTTATGTGGAGCGCACGTCCCGCAATGCCTGGGTTCTGTCCCGCGACCTCCATGTTGCGACGCTCCATGAACTGTATCGGGACCTGGGATTGGGCATAAATGACGATGACGAAAGCCTGGGCGTGGGCGGCTGGCAGGGCGTCTTGGCCCAGCAGCTTGACGGTCTGCGCCGCCGCAACACCGAAGCCATGGGGCTGCCTTTGGCAGAAATCCTGGCGGTGGAAGATGATGGTGACGACAAGGGGGCCGCGTCCCTGAAAAGCGTTTCCTAG